The Sulfurimonas aquatica genomic sequence ACAAAATTATCAGTTGACGATTTAGATGTATTAAATCCTAAATTTTTAAGAATTTTTGAAACTACAACCTTATCAATTTTAGCACCAATAATCTCATCTATCTCCTGTTTAGTAACTATAACCACCTTCTCTTTATAAGAGTTTATAAGTTCAATGTTACCACTAAACGTAGTTGAAGAGGAGTACTTTTCGATCATATCTATACAGTATGCTAAACCACGGTCAAGTTCTGGTTCACTTCCTCTTGAAGTTTTATAAAACATTGGTCCAGAGTCTATTTTTGTTTCAGACATTTTTTTAGAGATGATATCTGGTGGGATGTAACTTGCTTCTAAAATCACAGTACCCTCAGGTTCTATAACTTTTGACTCATCATTTTGTCTAATTCCTACAACAGAAGCCACCCCGCCCATACCATTAATATTGGCATAGCCTTTATCATCTACACTCAGAGCTATTTTTGCACTTTTTTCATCTTTTTCAACAAAATAGCTATGGTTGTATGCTCTTAATATAACACCTGTACTCTGCGTTATATAAAGCAGAAGTGTTTCTACATCACAATTTCTTACTTCTTCAATCTGAGCTAGTCTTATATTTACTAATAATGGTACTTTAAAGTCTATTAAATCAATCGCTTTATAGTGTAAATTAACATCTAAGTCATTTTCATGTGACAAAGAGATAATTCTACCAATACCCCTACGTTCATCATTATCGGTTGGAGTATAGTCTTGAAGCGGTCGATCAAATGCCGCGCTTAAATCACGTGAAACACCTCTGATACTTAAACAATCACCTCTGTTTGCTGTCAGTTCTATCTCAATGAGGTCGTCATTAAAAATAGCGTTTTCATTGAGTTCCTGTCCAAGTTTATACTCACCAATACTACTATCTATTTCAAGTATACCCTTGCCTAAATCAGGAAAGCCAATTTCACTTGCAGAGCATATCATACCCTCAGAGTCTACACCACGAAGTTGAACAGGCTTTATGACCAATCCACTTGGCATTTGAGCACCTATTACAGCAACCACAACATCAAGTCCAGCTCTTACATTTGACGCGCCACATACAATTTGGCGAATACTTGAACCTATATCTACTTGACAAATATTAAGTTTATCAGCGTCAGGATGTTTTTCACACTCTAAAACTTTACCAAAAACAATTTTACTTGGAACTCTATACTCATGAATTCTATCAACTTCTAAACCGATTGAGTTTAAAGTTTTTGCAATATCATCAGTTGATAATCCACTAAGGTCTATCCATTCGCTTAACCAAGACTTTGTAACTATCATTGAAACTGCTCCAGTAACTTCATATCACCCTCAAAAAGAGAACGTAAATCTCCAATTTGGTGTATTAACATTGCAAAGCGTTCCACACCCAAACCAAATGCGTATCCACTTACATTCTCATACTTTACAGCCTCAAATACATTTGGATCAACTATTCCACAACCTAGCACTTCTAACCAGCCAGTATGCGAACATACTCGACATCCATTGCCTTTACAAAAAACGCATGAGATATCTGCTTCAGCCGAAGGCTCAGTAAAAGGGAAAAAAGAGGGGCGAAAACGAACCTTTACGTCACCAAACATATATCTTAAAAAATCTTCTAATATATATTTTAAATTTGCAAAAGAAACACTTCCTTCTTTGTCAACTAGAAGACCTTCAACTTGATGAAACATTGGCGTGTGAGTAATATCATAATCTCTACGAAAAACAGCACCAGGAGCAATCATTCTAATTGGTGGCTTATGAGACATCATAGTTCTAATTTGTACAGGTGATGTATGCGTACGAAGCATCATCTCATCTTTAAAGTAGAATGTATCTTGCATATCGCGAGCAGGATGGTACTTAGGGAGATTAAGTGCTTCAAAGTTGTTAAAATCATCTTCAACCATTTGACCAGTTTTAACTGAGAAATTCATTGATGAAAAATACTCAACTATTCTATCCATAGTTTCCATAACAGGGTGAAGTGCTCCAGCTTGACTTGAAGTACTAAACATTGAAACATCTATCGCTTCGGCTTTCATTGCTTCTTGCAGTGCTTGAGTTTGAAGAGTAATTTTTTTAGCAGTAAACTCATTCATTAGTGCTGATTTATGTGTATTTAAATCTTTTGCAATTTGAGATTTTTGCTCATTCGGAGCAGATTTCATTTTTACAAATTCGGCAGCTAAAATGCCTTTTTTTCCAAATACAGCTATGCGAATCTCTTCTAAAGTTTCTACATCTACTGCTTGATTAATTTTATCGTACCACTCTTTCAAATAGAGTCTCCATAATTGTATAAATTTGAAATATATTATAGTCAAAATTAATTTATATATAGCTTCATTAAGCTTGTACTATGATATAATTAACTAAAAATAAGGAAAACAGTATGTGTCTATTTTGTAAAATCGTAAATAAAGAAATCCCATCAAATGTAATTCTCGAAAATGACAACTTTCTAGCTTTTCATGATATTAATCCAAAAGCTCCTGTTCATATTTTAGCTATTCCTAAAATACATGTTGACAGTTTTAATGAACTAAACCCTGAGTTAATGTCTAGTATGACAGAGTTTATACAAGATATTGCTAAAGAGGTAAAAATAGATAAAAGTGGTTATAGAGTTATCACTAATGTTGGTGATAATGGTGGTCAAGAAGTTAAACACCTACACTTTCATGTTCTGGGTGGGGCTAGACTAAAATGGGGACATTTTAGTGATGCAGACCCTAAAAACAACCTCTAAACTTGAAGTAAAAAAATCGAATTTGAATGGTTAGAAAAAACTCTTTGAGTTTTCGCCCCATTCTCTTCTTTTTAAAATATTAGAGAGTTCATATGCGATAAGCATTAAAACTCCACTTGAAGATAAAACAATTGCCATTTCATACATCTACAATCCTTTATGATTATTTGAGGTATTGTAGACTCTTTTTTAGATTGCTTTAAAAAGAATGACATTTTGTCATGAAATATTATTAACTTGGACAAGCCTCAATTTCACCCATGTCAATCTTACTTCCACCACCACTTATCATTTTTTCATTTTCACGAATAAGTTTGCCATTATGTGTTATTGAGTAAGATATTGCAGTTGTATCACGGATAGTGTTTATAGTTGAGCAGTATGTCTCAAGAGATGCCATAACCCATCTTGCGGCTGTTGTATCATCTCCATCAGAATTAAAATTGTAAGTTAGATGTAAAGTATCAAATTTAGCAGGATGTGGTTCTGCACGATTCACTTCTCCATCCACAACTAAATCTGTTACAGTTTTGCCTTGATTTTTAGGTATTAAGATTATATCTGTCGCACTACATGTAATTATTCCAGATAAAAAATACTCAATAGGCGATATAGTTGGACAATCAATTATAAAACTACTCTTTGAAGTTGTAGCTTCAAACTTCATAGCCTCTTTATGTGATACTGATATTTTCATTACTTTGCTCCTTGTAAATATTTTTTAAAGTACTCTAGCTGCTCTTTTGTTCTAATTGATGCTGTTCCACCCTCTGAAGTTCTAGCATTCATTGAGTGACGGAGTCCTAAAAACTCCATTACATCTTCATTAATTCTCTCATCAATCTCTTTAAGGTATTTATATTCCATTTTAGAGAGGTCAACATTTAACTCTTCACCTTTAGCTACTGCACGCCCTGTAATAAAGTGAGCTTCACGAAATGGAATAGCACACTTCTCAACTAAATAATCAGCTAAGTCAGTAGCACTTAAGTGTCCTATAGCACATGCAGATTCCATATTTTTAGCTTTAACTTCCATAGTTTTTATAGCTTCTTTTAAGATCTCTAAAGATATTTCAGCAGTCTCAACTGCATCAAATACACCCTCTTTATCTTCTTGAGTATCTTTGTTATATGCGAGAGGCAAGCCTTTCATAACAGTTAGTAATCCCATAAGTGATCCATAAACACGACCAGTCTTTCCACGAAGAAGTTCTGGAACATCTGGATTTTTCTTTTGAGGCATGATAGAACTACCCGTAGAGTACTCATCACTTAACTCAACAAATCCAAATTCATATGATGACCACATTACTAGCTCTTCACTTAAACGCGAGATATGCATCATCATAGTTGAAATATTAAATAAAATCTCAAGTGCAAAATCTCTATCACTTACCGTATCTAAACAGTTCACACTTACACTATCAAAGCCTAAAATATCAGCTGTCATCTCTCTATCTACGTTATGTGGAGTTCCTGCAAGTGCAGCACATCCAAGTGGAGATATATTGTTTCGTTTGTATGAATCTTCAAAACGTGCAATATCGCGTTTAAACATTGAGAGGTAAGCACCTAGATGAAAAG encodes the following:
- the pheT gene encoding phenylalanine--tRNA ligase subunit beta, producing the protein MIVTKSWLSEWIDLSGLSTDDIAKTLNSIGLEVDRIHEYRVPSKIVFGKVLECEKHPDADKLNICQVDIGSSIRQIVCGASNVRAGLDVVVAVIGAQMPSGLVIKPVQLRGVDSEGMICSASEIGFPDLGKGILEIDSSIGEYKLGQELNENAIFNDDLIEIELTANRGDCLSIRGVSRDLSAAFDRPLQDYTPTDNDERRGIGRIISLSHENDLDVNLHYKAIDLIDFKVPLLVNIRLAQIEEVRNCDVETLLLYITQSTGVILRAYNHSYFVEKDEKSAKIALSVDDKGYANINGMGGVASVVGIRQNDESKVIEPEGTVILEASYIPPDIISKKMSETKIDSGPMFYKTSRGSEPELDRGLAYCIDMIEKYSSSTTFSGNIELINSYKEKVVIVTKQEIDEIIGAKIDKVVVSKILKNLGFNTSKSSTDNFVISVPQFRHDIVNKQDIVEEIVRMVGIDNIPSKPFVFTEENRLEDNYFEYKKRSTYRHRAAQSGFFESIHFVFDEKKVLNSFGFETTVDELELLNPIVQTLDTLRPTLLTGLLKAASTNVKNGYSSVRLFELGSVFTPSRDESLKLSMLFCGDREDESLSNAGKPSKVDFAYFTQKISDIIGNITLVQYETSHSLSHPYQSAQILIEEEVVGELFRVHPNVEKEYDLDTTFMCEIDFSKLDNGLKSAVKTSKYQASFRDLSVIMPKSMSYDKVKSVIEKNATKELVRFYPVDKYSDESLGENMSLSLRFVLQSDEKTLEEEDISLSMDTILEALNSELGIGLR
- the pheS gene encoding phenylalanine--tRNA ligase subunit alpha, which gives rise to MKEWYDKINQAVDVETLEEIRIAVFGKKGILAAEFVKMKSAPNEQKSQIAKDLNTHKSALMNEFTAKKITLQTQALQEAMKAEAIDVSMFSTSSQAGALHPVMETMDRIVEYFSSMNFSVKTGQMVEDDFNNFEALNLPKYHPARDMQDTFYFKDEMMLRTHTSPVQIRTMMSHKPPIRMIAPGAVFRRDYDITHTPMFHQVEGLLVDKEGSVSFANLKYILEDFLRYMFGDVKVRFRPSFFPFTEPSAEADISCVFCKGNGCRVCSHTGWLEVLGCGIVDPNVFEAVKYENVSGYAFGLGVERFAMLIHQIGDLRSLFEGDMKLLEQFQ
- a CDS encoding histidine triad nucleotide-binding protein, with translation MCLFCKIVNKEIPSNVILENDNFLAFHDINPKAPVHILAIPKIHVDSFNELNPELMSSMTEFIQDIAKEVKIDKSGYRVITNVGDNGGQEVKHLHFHVLGGARLKWGHFSDADPKNNL
- a CDS encoding OsmC family protein, whose protein sequence is MKISVSHKEAMKFEATTSKSSFIIDCPTISPIEYFLSGIITCSATDIILIPKNQGKTVTDLVVDGEVNRAEPHPAKFDTLHLTYNFNSDGDDTTAARWVMASLETYCSTINTIRDTTAISYSITHNGKLIRENEKMISGGGSKIDMGEIEACPS
- the argH gene encoding argininosuccinate lyase, whose product is MDKMWSGRFSAGASNLLDQFNASIMYDRKLYREDIEGSLAHASMLAKQGILTTEELREIVDGLNQVRNEIESGEFEWKISDEDLHMGIEKRLTAIIGDTGKKLHTARSRNDQVAVDFRRYVLRKNLEIVDALKLLMNEVVVVADLHTETLIPGMTHLQHAQPINFAFHLGAYLSMFKRDIARFEDSYKRNNISPLGCAALAGTPHNVDREMTADILGFDSVSVNCLDTVSDRDFALEILFNISTMMMHISRLSEELVMWSSYEFGFVELSDEYSTGSSIMPQKKNPDVPELLRGKTGRVYGSLMGLLTVMKGLPLAYNKDTQEDKEGVFDAVETAEISLEILKEAIKTMEVKAKNMESACAIGHLSATDLADYLVEKCAIPFREAHFITGRAVAKGEELNVDLSKMEYKYLKEIDERINEDVMEFLGLRHSMNARTSEGGTASIRTKEQLEYFKKYLQGAK